The following coding sequences are from one Salvia hispanica cultivar TCC Black 2014 chromosome 3, UniMelb_Shisp_WGS_1.0, whole genome shotgun sequence window:
- the LOC125212116 gene encoding uncharacterized protein LOC125212116, whose product MAAQEHHHQQKQQQEEEIYQTKNQEDLHFSELLSTYLGLSFTIFLGLLPKNSIHLISTYQTQNKALSFKLMQAEEQLKQFHTRRKEDSKANARVVEIFASHRHAWQQEEKRLLQQIDECSEEIAFLKSKVEDFEGVETEFKASIEDLKREVSEREEMLSFMSRSNCESGGECYGDMGLSYAAAKAGVSEGVEEDCFNGDGVDEMRSVYGQSHDGFTSDFLNSAASKFWSDKASQWQDMQQYESAESVYHVKHFVSRRESPWKVDGDSSGVSSKLKLLEQELLNLERVCRADFSKAPSPMRKQAKRYQALAGKIDDLCRRMQASDPCEATLSSEFRIQRQTEFLLEAFRLQQRASETSQKLTALQTERGKSYHGGEVEGAANVATRRALDSIRNNFKEIQRNLEIWLARIIGDLEGLMSRDGASRAQEYYASRYPFVHQ is encoded by the exons ATGGCTGCCCAAGAACACCACCACcaacaaaaacaacaacaagaagaagaaatctATCAAACCAAAAACCAAGAAGACCTCCATTTCAGCGAGCTCCTCTCCACCTATTTAGGCCTCAGCTTCACAATTTTTCTGGGCTTGTTGCCCAAGAACTCAATCCACTTAATCTCCACATACCAAACCCAGAACAAAGCTCTCTCCTTTAAGCTAATGCAAGCGGAGGAGCAGCTCAAGCAGTTCCACACGCGCAGGAAAGAGGATTCCAAGGCAAACGCCAGAGTTGTCGAGATTTTCGCCAGCCACAGGCACGCCTGGCAGCAGGAGGAGAAGAGGCTGCTGCAGCAGATCGACGAGTGCAGTGAGGAAATCGCCTTCTTGAAGAGTAAAGTTGAGGACTTTGAGGGAGTGGAGACTGAGTTCAAGGCCAGCATTGAGGATTTGAAGAGAGAGGTTAGTGAGAGAGAGGAGATGCTGAGCTTCATGAGCAGGAGTAATTGTGAGAGCGGTGGGGAGTGCTATGGTGACATGGGCTTGAGCTATGCTGCTGCCAAAGCTGGGGTTTCGGAGGGGGTGGAGGAGGACTGCTTCAATGGTGATGGGGTGGATGAGATGAGGTCTGTTTATGGGCAGAGTCATGATGGCTTTACCTCAGATTTCTTGAATTCTGCTGCCTCCAAATTTTGGTCTGATAAAGCTAGCCAATGGCAG GATATGCAGCAGTACGAATCAGCCGAGTCAGTTTACCACGTGAAGCATTTCGTTTCTAG AAGGGAGTCCCCTTGGAAGGTAGACGGTGATTCTAGTGGAGTCTCGTCTAAATTAAAGCTACTTGAGCAAGAACTGCTGAATTTAGAACGAGTTTGCAGGGCAGATTTTTCGAAGGCACCATCACCGATGCGAAAGCAGGCCAAGAGGTACCAAGCATTAGCAGGAAAGATCGATGATCTTTGCAGGAGAATG CAAGCTAGTGATCCATGTGAAGCCACTCTGAGCTCAGAGTTTCGCATCCAAAGGCAAACTGAGTTCTTGCTAGAGGCGTTTCGTCTGCAGCAACGAGCCTCTGAAACCAGCCAGAAACTCACAGCACTACAAACTGAGAGAGGAAAGAGCTACCACGGAGGGGAGGTCGAAGGGGCAGCTAACGTAGCCACTAGGCGAGCCCTGGACTCCATCAGAAACAATTTCAAAGAGATCCAAAGGAATCTCGAGATATGGCTTGCAAGAATCATAGGAGATCTCGAAGGACTGATGTCTAGGGATGGCGCCTCTCGTGCACAAGAATACTACGCCTCTAGGTACCCTTTTGTTCATCAGTAA